One region of Neisseria mucosa genomic DNA includes:
- a CDS encoding DUF2251 domain-containing protein: MAQLPLYRTAEIENFTVGTPEVLESFFEHIPYGVVFEDDGDTGYFYAASQDGILDALHIYNVEDVSDKHIPNHVLILWDDACTIAALCINGYIHAVYDFVEQAGYCRNGFPEADGEWVKVENRVLDDELLDKILSRKPT; encoded by the coding sequence ATGGCACAATTACCCCTGTATCGGACTGCCGAAATCGAAAATTTTACTGTCGGCACGCCCGAAGTTTTAGAATCATTTTTCGAACATATCCCTTATGGCGTCGTCTTTGAAGACGACGGCGACACGGGCTACTTCTATGCCGCCTCGCAAGATGGGATTTTGGATGCCTTGCATATCTACAATGTCGAAGATGTATCCGACAAACATATCCCCAATCATGTCTTGATCTTATGGGATGATGCCTGCACCATAGCCGCATTGTGCATCAACGGCTACATCCATGCCGTCTATGATTTTGTCGAGCAGGCAGGATATTGCCGCAACGGCTTCCCTGAAGCAGACGGCGAATGGGTGAAAGTCGAAAACCGCGTCTTGGACGATGAATTGCTGGACAAAATCCTATCCCGAAAACCTACATAA
- a CDS encoding iron donor protein CyaY → MMTESEFIRMSEELFEHIEDQIDENGWDFDCQFAGNVLTIEAADGTQIIVNRHTPNQELWIAAKSGGYHFAEQNGKWLATRDGRDFYDVLNEALSAASGEAVEIAEL, encoded by the coding sequence ATGATGACCGAAAGCGAATTCATCCGCATGAGCGAAGAATTGTTCGAACATATCGAAGACCAAATCGACGAAAACGGCTGGGATTTCGACTGCCAGTTTGCCGGAAACGTCCTGACCATCGAAGCGGCAGACGGCACGCAAATCATCGTCAACCGCCACACGCCAAACCAAGAATTGTGGATTGCCGCAAAAAGCGGCGGCTACCATTTCGCCGAGCAAAACGGCAAATGGCTGGCAACGCGCGACGGACGGGATTTCTACGATGTTTTGAACGAAGCCCTGAGCGCGGCTTCGGGCGAAGCGGTGGAAATTGCCGAATTGTAA
- a CDS encoding prokaryotic lipo-attachment site family protein: MKYGVFFAAATALLLSACGYKGDLYLPKEGDKARFGVVQTGLKIHSSKEPTNQTND, from the coding sequence ATGAAATACGGCGTATTTTTTGCTGCGGCAACCGCCCTCCTGCTTTCAGCCTGCGGTTACAAAGGCGACCTCTATCTGCCCAAAGAAGGCGACAAGGCGCGTTTCGGCGTGGTCCAAACCGGCCTGAAAATCCATTCTTCCAAAGAACCTACCAATCAAACCAACGATTAA
- the lysA gene encoding diaminopimelate decarboxylase produces MTLHCEQVPYSRLAEEFGTPLYVYSQSALTEAFENYQTAFAALSPLVCYAVKANGNLSIIKHFASLGSGFDIVSGGELARVLAAGGDAAKTIFSGVGKSEAEIEFALHAGVKCFNMESIPEIDRIQKVAERLGKTASVSLRVNPDVDAKTHPYISTGLKANKFGIAYADALEAYRHAARQSHLKIIGIDCHIGSQLTDLSPLIEACERILILVDQLADEGIVLEHLDLGGGVGIVYQDETVPDLGAYAQAVQKLIGTRRLKLILEPGRSLVGNAGSLLARVEFVKHGEEKNFVMVDAAMNDLMRPALYDAYHHIETVEPKNIPPLTADIVGPICETGDFLGKDRTLACEEGDLLVIRSTGAYGASMASNYNTRNRAAEVLVDGNEYRLIRRRETLEQQMANEMACL; encoded by the coding sequence ATGACCCTGCATTGCGAACAAGTCCCCTATTCCCGCCTTGCCGAAGAATTCGGCACGCCGCTTTATGTGTACAGCCAATCCGCGCTGACCGAAGCATTTGAAAACTACCAAACCGCGTTTGCCGCGCTTTCCCCGCTCGTCTGCTACGCAGTCAAGGCAAACGGTAATCTGAGCATCATCAAACACTTCGCCTCGTTGGGCAGCGGTTTCGACATCGTCTCCGGCGGCGAATTGGCGCGCGTTTTGGCGGCGGGCGGCGACGCGGCGAAAACCATATTTTCAGGCGTGGGCAAAAGCGAGGCGGAAATCGAGTTCGCGCTGCATGCCGGCGTGAAATGCTTCAATATGGAAAGCATCCCCGAAATCGACCGCATTCAAAAGGTTGCCGAACGCTTGGGCAAAACCGCATCCGTCTCCCTGCGCGTCAACCCCGATGTCGATGCCAAAACCCATCCCTACATCTCCACTGGTCTGAAAGCCAACAAATTCGGCATCGCCTACGCCGACGCGCTCGAAGCCTACCGCCACGCCGCCCGCCAAAGCCACCTCAAAATCATCGGCATCGACTGCCACATCGGTTCGCAGCTGACCGACCTCAGCCCGCTGATCGAAGCCTGCGAGCGCATTTTGATTTTGGTGGATCAGTTGGCTGATGAAGGCATCGTTTTAGAACATCTGGACTTAGGCGGCGGCGTCGGCATCGTTTATCAAGACGAAACCGTCCCCGATTTGGGCGCGTACGCCCAAGCGGTTCAAAAACTGATCGGCACACGTCGTCTGAAACTGATCCTCGAACCCGGCCGCAGCTTGGTTGGCAACGCAGGCTCGCTGCTCGCGCGCGTCGAGTTCGTCAAACACGGCGAAGAGAAAAACTTCGTCATGGTCGATGCCGCCATGAACGACCTCATGCGTCCCGCCCTGTATGACGCCTATCACCATATCGAAACGGTAGAACCAAAAAATATCCCGCCGCTGACCGCCGACATCGTCGGCCCGATTTGCGAAACCGGCGACTTCCTCGGCAAAGACCGTACCCTTGCCTGCGAAGAAGGCGATTTGCTGGTTATCCGCAGCACAGGCGCATACGGTGCCAGCATGGCAAGCAATTACAACACGCGCAACCGGGCGGCGGAAGTCTTAGTGGACGGCAACGAATACCGGCTTATCCGCCGCCGCGAAACCTTAGAACAGCAAATGGCAAACGAAATGGCTTGTTTGTAA
- the rfbC gene encoding dTDP-4-dehydrorhamnose 3,5-epimerase, giving the protein MKIIDTTLPEVKLLEPQVFGDARGFFMETFRDEWFKANVCDRTFVQENHSKSGKGVLRGLHYQTENTQGKLVRVVVGEVFDVAIDMRKDSPTFGKWAGEILSAENKRQLWVPEGFAHGFYVLSDEAEFVYKCTDYYNPKAEHSLIWNDPTVGIEWPLQGEPNLSPKDLAGKILAEAVTF; this is encoded by the coding sequence ATGAAAATCATCGATACCACCCTACCCGAAGTCAAACTTTTAGAACCGCAAGTCTTCGGCGACGCGCGCGGCTTCTTTATGGAAACTTTCCGCGACGAATGGTTTAAAGCTAACGTCTGCGACCGCACCTTCGTGCAGGAAAACCATTCCAAATCAGGCAAAGGCGTATTGCGCGGCCTGCATTACCAAACCGAAAACACGCAAGGCAAACTCGTGCGCGTCGTCGTCGGCGAAGTGTTTGACGTTGCCATCGATATGCGTAAAGACTCGCCGACTTTCGGCAAATGGGCTGGCGAAATCCTGTCGGCAGAAAACAAACGCCAACTGTGGGTACCTGAAGGTTTCGCACACGGTTTTTACGTTTTGAGCGATGAAGCCGAATTCGTTTACAAATGCACGGACTATTACAACCCGAAAGCCGAACATTCGCTGATTTGGAACGACCCGACCGTCGGCATCGAATGGCCGTTGCAAGGGGAACCCAACCTGTCGCCCAAAGACTTGGCAGGTAAAATTTTGGCTGAAGCAGTTACGTTCTAA
- a CDS encoding SulP family inorganic anion transporter, with protein MKPHQKKQPLGSLFKSNFASGLVVFLVALPLCLGIALASGAPPLSGVLAGIVGGIVIGSLSTSHISVSGPAAGLAAIILAAITELGSFELFLCAGLIAGAIQLLLGFIRAGSLAEYIPVSVIEGMLAGIGVIIIMKQIPFALGSSGSLANPAALFADIHTGSLLVAGVSMAILIVWDKIPALKNIKALPAALVAVGAGILMNQWFIASGSSLAIPAGQLVQLPVPDTWREAAAMLTLPNFSGFGNSYVWMTGITIAIVASIETLLCIEAADRLDTRRRITDTNRELRAQGAGNIVSSLIGGLPITSVVVRSSANANAGATHKLSAVIHGVLLLVCVLAIPFILNMIPLSTLAAVLLLVGYKLAKPATLLHFWHKGLYQFIPFAATLVAVIALDLLKGVGIGLAISIIFILQGNMKRAYYLSREELAEADEISLELAEEVSFLNKAAIKKTLKNIRPGSKVTINAERSSYIAGDVLELIEDFANVFAKENDIDVVLKGFKSDYDHEGRNHHSHVRVGHSASI; from the coding sequence ATGAAACCCCATCAGAAAAAACAGCCTTTGGGCAGCCTGTTTAAGTCCAATTTCGCTTCCGGGCTAGTCGTCTTCCTCGTCGCCCTGCCGTTGTGCCTCGGCATCGCGCTCGCTTCCGGCGCGCCGCCGTTGTCCGGCGTGTTGGCGGGCATCGTCGGCGGCATCGTCATCGGTTCCCTCAGCACCTCGCACATCAGCGTGTCCGGCCCCGCCGCGGGCTTGGCGGCGATTATCCTTGCCGCGATTACCGAACTCGGTTCGTTCGAGCTGTTTCTGTGCGCGGGCTTAATCGCCGGCGCCATCCAGCTTTTGCTCGGCTTCATCCGCGCCGGCAGCCTTGCCGAATATATCCCCGTGTCCGTTATCGAAGGCATGTTGGCGGGCATCGGCGTGATTATCATCATGAAACAGATTCCGTTTGCCTTGGGCAGCAGCGGCAGCCTCGCCAACCCCGCCGCCCTGTTCGCCGACATCCACACAGGCTCCCTTTTGGTAGCAGGCGTGTCGATGGCGATCCTAATCGTATGGGACAAAATCCCCGCGCTGAAAAACATCAAAGCCCTGCCCGCCGCGCTGGTTGCCGTGGGTGCGGGGATACTGATGAACCAATGGTTTATCGCCAGCGGCAGCAGCCTTGCCATTCCCGCCGGACAACTCGTCCAACTGCCCGTCCCCGACACATGGCGCGAAGCCGCAGCTATGCTCACGCTGCCCAACTTTTCAGGTTTCGGCAACAGCTACGTCTGGATGACCGGCATCACCATCGCCATCGTCGCCTCGATTGAAACCCTGCTCTGCATCGAAGCCGCCGACCGCCTCGACACCCGCCGCCGCATCACCGACACCAACCGCGAATTGCGCGCACAGGGCGCAGGCAACATCGTCAGCTCGCTCATCGGCGGCCTGCCCATCACCTCCGTCGTCGTGCGCTCGTCCGCCAACGCCAATGCAGGCGCGACGCACAAACTGTCTGCCGTTATCCACGGCGTCCTGTTGCTGGTGTGCGTTTTGGCGATTCCCTTTATCCTCAACATGATCCCCCTGTCCACCCTCGCCGCCGTTTTGCTGCTGGTGGGCTACAAACTGGCGAAACCCGCCACTCTCCTGCATTTCTGGCATAAAGGGCTGTACCAGTTCATCCCCTTTGCCGCCACCCTCGTCGCCGTCATCGCGCTCGACCTGCTCAAAGGCGTCGGCATCGGGCTCGCCATCAGCATTATCTTCATCCTTCAGGGCAACATGAAACGCGCCTACTACCTCAGCCGCGAAGAACTCGCCGAAGCCGACGAAATCAGCTTGGAACTGGCGGAAGAAGTCTCGTTCCTGAACAAAGCCGCCATCAAGAAAACCCTGAAAAACATCCGTCCGGGTTCGAAAGTAACCATTAACGCCGAACGTTCGTCCTACATCGCCGGCGACGTATTGGAACTGATTGAAGACTTCGCCAACGTCTTCGCCAAAGAAAACGACATAGATGTCGTGCTCAAAGGCTTCAAATCCGACTACGACCACGAAGGCCGCAACCACCACAGCCATGTGCGGGTAGGGCACAGCGCGAGTATTTAG
- a CDS encoding carbonic anhydrase, with product MSQSYEVIFENNRKWQETKRQQCPDYFKDLADGQNPEYLYIGCSDSRVAAEELMGFEPGDVFVHRNVANLVHGLDMNAASAIEYAVSHLKVKHIIICGHYNCGGIKAAMLPEDLGAMNPWLRNIRDVYRLHQEELDAIEDEHLRYDRLVELNVQEQCLNVIKMACVQERYLLDGYPIVHGWVFDLRTGRLIDLNIDFKNILADIQKIYDLTDSEWVVNARKKVG from the coding sequence ATGAGCCAATCATACGAAGTCATTTTTGAAAACAACCGCAAATGGCAGGAAACGAAGAGGCAGCAATGCCCCGATTACTTCAAAGACCTCGCCGACGGACAAAATCCCGAATACCTCTACATCGGCTGCTCCGACAGCCGCGTCGCGGCGGAAGAGCTGATGGGGTTTGAACCGGGCGATGTGTTTGTACACCGCAACGTTGCCAACCTTGTGCACGGTTTGGACATGAATGCCGCTTCTGCCATCGAATACGCCGTCTCGCATCTGAAAGTCAAACACATCATCATCTGCGGTCACTACAACTGCGGCGGCATCAAAGCGGCGATGCTGCCCGAAGATTTGGGCGCGATGAATCCATGGCTGCGCAACATCCGCGACGTGTACCGCCTGCATCAGGAAGAACTGGACGCAATCGAAGACGAACACCTGCGCTACGACCGCCTGGTCGAATTGAACGTGCAGGAACAGTGCCTCAACGTCATCAAAATGGCGTGCGTGCAGGAACGCTACCTGCTCGACGGCTATCCGATCGTGCACGGCTGGGTCTTCGACCTGCGCACCGGTCGCCTCATCGATTTAAACATCGATTTCAAAAACATCCTCGCCGACATCCAGAAAATCTACGACCTCACCGATTCCGAATGGGTGGTCAACGCGCGCAAGAAAGTGGGTTGA
- a CDS encoding tryptophan permease (tryptophan transporter of high affinity) gives MSVKTPSLFGGAMIIAGTVIGAGMLANPTATSGVWFTGSLIVLLYTWFSMLSSGLMILEVNTHYPHGASFDTMVKDLLGPTWNAINGVAVAFVLYLLTYAYIFVGGDLTAKGLGSAVGGDVSLTVGQLVFFGILAFCVWASARLVDRFTSVLIGGMVLTFIWATGGLIADAKLPVLFDTQAPAGTSYWIYISAALPVCLASFGFHGNVSSLLKYFKGDARKVAKSIWAGTLIALVIYVLWQIAIQGNLPRSEFAPVIAAEGQVSVLIETLSKFAQTGSMDKVLTLFSYMAIATSFLGVTLGLFDYIADIFKWNDSVSGRTKTAALTFLPPLIFCLLYPTGFVTAIGYVGLAATIWTGIIPAMLLYRSRQKFGAGKNYKVYGGFGLMVWVFLFGVINIAAQVLSQLELVPVFKG, from the coding sequence ATGTCCGTCAAAACCCCGTCGCTATTCGGCGGCGCCATGATTATCGCCGGTACAGTCATCGGCGCAGGCATGCTTGCCAACCCGACCGCCACCTCCGGCGTCTGGTTCACAGGCTCGCTTATTGTGTTGCTCTACACTTGGTTTTCCATGCTTTCCAGCGGTCTGATGATCCTTGAAGTCAACACCCACTATCCGCACGGCGCCAGCTTCGACACCATGGTCAAAGACCTGCTCGGCCCGACTTGGAACGCCATCAACGGCGTTGCCGTCGCCTTCGTTTTATATTTACTTACCTACGCCTACATCTTCGTCGGCGGCGACTTGACCGCCAAAGGGCTGGGCAGCGCGGTAGGCGGCGACGTTTCGCTCACCGTCGGACAGCTTGTCTTCTTCGGCATCCTCGCCTTTTGCGTGTGGGCGTCGGCACGGCTGGTCGATCGCTTCACCAGCGTCCTCATCGGCGGCATGGTGCTGACCTTCATTTGGGCGACCGGCGGGCTGATTGCCGATGCCAAACTGCCCGTCCTCTTCGACACCCAAGCCCCCGCAGGCACGAGCTACTGGATTTACATCTCCGCCGCCCTGCCCGTCTGCCTCGCCTCCTTCGGCTTCCACGGCAACGTCTCCAGCCTGCTCAAATACTTCAAAGGCGATGCGCGCAAAGTCGCCAAATCCATTTGGGCAGGAACGCTGATTGCGCTTGTGATTTACGTCCTGTGGCAAATCGCCATCCAAGGCAACCTGCCGCGCAGCGAGTTCGCCCCCGTGATTGCCGCCGAAGGGCAAGTCTCCGTCCTCATCGAAACACTGTCCAAATTCGCCCAAACCGGCAGCATGGACAAAGTGTTGACCCTCTTCTCCTACATGGCGATTGCCACTTCCTTCCTCGGCGTAACGCTCGGCCTCTTTGACTACATCGCCGACATCTTCAAATGGAACGACAGCGTGTCCGGCCGTACCAAAACCGCCGCCCTCACCTTCCTGCCGCCCCTGATTTTCTGTCTGTTGTATCCAACAGGCTTCGTTACCGCCATAGGCTACGTCGGTCTGGCGGCAACCATTTGGACCGGCATCATCCCCGCCATGCTGCTCTACCGTTCGCGCCAAAAATTCGGCGCAGGCAAAAACTACAAGGTTTACGGCGGATTCGGGCTGATGGTTTGGGTTTTCCTCTTCGGTGTCATCAACATCGCCGCGCAGGTATTGAGCCAGCTCGAACTCGTCCCCGTGTTCAAAGGCTGA
- a CDS encoding phosphate acetyltransferase: MAKLLVAPVSAGLDVAAASKAFAQALGAQVFQPLDASAETLLAQGKSDDWFDAVVGKAVALNTDNLVIEGIAPEADKLFLSGKNVELALSLDAGVVLALQSDNADAAEAAHRINLAKQLYTNAPGLLEGFIIEGAAASVGEEVARLTGLTFYGSSSALKDVSALAKREASRLSPAQFRYNLIDFARKADMRIVLPEGAEPRTVAAAAICHEKGIARCVLLAKREEVEAVAKERGINLPDSLEIIDPATLVEQYVEPMCELRKSKGLTPEDARKQLQDTVVLGTMMMAQNDVDGLVSGAVHTTANTIRPALQLIKTAPGASLVSSVFFMLLPNQVLVFGDCAVNPNPTPEQLADIAIQSADTAKAFGIPPKVAMISYSTINSGSGPDVDAVIEATKLAKEKRPDLEIDGPLQYDAATVPEIGKTKAPESTVAGQASVLIFPNLNTGNCTYKAVQRSANVLSVGPLLQGLRKPVNDLSRGALVEDIVFTIALTAVQAKQMAN, encoded by the coding sequence ATGGCTAAATTATTGGTCGCTCCGGTATCCGCCGGTTTGGACGTGGCAGCAGCAAGCAAAGCCTTTGCCCAAGCTTTGGGCGCGCAAGTTTTCCAACCGCTCGACGCATCCGCCGAAACCCTGTTGGCGCAAGGCAAAAGCGACGACTGGTTTGACGCTGTGGTCGGCAAAGCCGTCGCACTCAATACCGACAATCTTGTTATCGAAGGTATCGCCCCCGAAGCGGACAAACTCTTCCTGTCCGGCAAAAACGTCGAGCTGGCATTGTCTTTGGATGCAGGCGTAGTCTTGGCATTGCAATCCGACAATGCCGACGCAGCCGAAGCGGCACACCGAATCAACCTTGCCAAACAGCTTTACACCAACGCACCGGGTCTTTTGGAAGGCTTCATTATTGAAGGCGCGGCAGCATCCGTGGGCGAAGAAGTTGCCCGTCTGACTGGACTGACGTTCTACGGCTCAAGCAGCGCGCTCAAAGACGTATCTGCGTTGGCAAAACGCGAAGCATCCCGCCTTTCTCCCGCCCAATTCCGTTACAACCTGATTGATTTTGCCCGCAAAGCCGATATGCGCATTGTCCTGCCCGAAGGTGCAGAACCGCGTACCGTCGCCGCAGCCGCCATCTGCCACGAAAAAGGCATTGCCCGCTGCGTCTTGCTTGCCAAACGCGAAGAAGTTGAAGCCGTTGCCAAAGAACGCGGCATCAACCTGCCTGACTCTTTGGAAATCATCGATCCCGCCACATTGGTCGAACAATACGTCGAGCCGATGTGCGAATTGCGCAAATCCAAAGGGCTGACGCCTGAAGACGCCCGCAAACAACTGCAAGACACCGTCGTCCTCGGCACCATGATGATGGCGCAAAACGACGTGGACGGCTTGGTATCCGGCGCCGTTCATACTACCGCCAACACCATCCGCCCCGCTTTGCAACTGATTAAAACCGCACCGGGCGCCAGCCTCGTGTCCAGCGTATTCTTCATGCTGCTGCCCAACCAAGTCCTCGTCTTCGGCGACTGCGCGGTCAACCCGAATCCGACACCCGAACAGCTTGCCGATATCGCCATCCAATCCGCCGATACCGCCAAAGCCTTCGGCATCCCGCCTAAAGTTGCCATGATTTCCTACTCCACCATCAACTCAGGCAGCGGCCCTGATGTCGATGCCGTGATTGAAGCGACCAAACTGGCGAAAGAAAAACGCCCGGACTTGGAAATCGACGGCCCGCTGCAATACGATGCGGCAACCGTGCCTGAAATCGGCAAAACCAAAGCCCCTGAAAGCACCGTCGCCGGTCAGGCAAGCGTCTTGATTTTCCCGAACCTCAACACCGGCAACTGTACTTACAAAGCCGTACAACGCAGCGCCAACGTCCTGAGCGTCGGTCCATTGTTGCAAGGTTTGCGCAAACCGGTCAACGACCTTTCCCGCGGCGCATTGGTAGAAGACATCGTCTTCACCATCGCCCTGACAGCGGTTCAGGCAAAACAAATGGCAAACTGA
- a CDS encoding DUF1289 domain-containing protein, producing the protein MEQPDFFPIPSPCIGVCEANEKGYCKGCLRSREERLYWQQMTDDQKHQVMRLLHMRKTKIRNKKLDLLRQQEEREEIQQDNLFDDNFVPET; encoded by the coding sequence ATGGAACAACCCGATTTCTTCCCCATCCCCAGCCCCTGCATCGGCGTATGTGAAGCCAACGAAAAAGGCTATTGCAAAGGTTGCCTGCGCAGTCGTGAAGAGAGATTGTATTGGCAGCAGATGACGGACGACCAAAAGCACCAAGTCATGCGCCTGCTGCATATGCGCAAAACCAAAATCCGCAACAAAAAACTCGATTTGCTGAGACAACAGGAAGAACGGGAAGAAATACAGCAGGACAATTTGTTTGACGACAACTTTGTCCCGGAAACTTAA
- the recJ gene encoding single-stranded-DNA-specific exonuclease RecJ — translation MPVKIQTRPVNQNVLDDLLTAGADPLIARLCASRDVQSPAELDDKLASLLPYQSLTHCEAAARRLADAIERKEKILIVADYDADGATACSVGMSGLAAMGAAVDFLVPNRFEHGYGLTPELAEIAAAQGVDLLITVDNGIASIAGVARAQELGLDVIVTDHHLPAETVPNCIIVNPNQKGCGFPSKSLAGVGVIFYVLMALRAELRRRNYFSDELKEPNLGELLDLVALGTVADVVPLDHNNRILVSQGLKRMRSGKMRPGIRALFEVARRDWRKAQPFDMGFALGPRINAAGRLDDMSVGIACLLARDDAEAQALAAQLNDLNIERREIEQSMLQDALNAFPETLPSGQTTLVAYRDDFHQGVVGIVASRLKDRFYRPTIVFAPADNGEVRGSGRSIPNLHLRDALDLVSKRHPDLILKFGGHAMAAGLSILEHNIPAFQTAFEEAVREMVCEDDLSQTFITDGSLKACDITLEQAQNLARHVWGQGFAPPSFTDEFHVIRQQPLGAEGKHKKVWLQKDGYEFEAMFWRCTDDIPEYIRTVYRPVANEWRNQMELQLYIDYWEAA, via the coding sequence ATGCCCGTCAAAATCCAAACCCGCCCCGTCAACCAAAACGTCCTCGATGATTTGCTCACCGCCGGCGCCGACCCTTTAATCGCCCGCCTGTGCGCCTCGCGCGACGTGCAGAGTCCTGCCGAATTGGACGACAAACTCGCCAGCCTTCTGCCTTATCAATCGCTGACGCATTGCGAAGCCGCCGCCCGCCGTCTGGCGGATGCTATCGAGCGCAAGGAAAAAATCCTGATTGTCGCCGACTACGATGCCGACGGCGCGACCGCGTGTTCCGTCGGCATGAGCGGTTTGGCGGCGATGGGCGCGGCGGTGGATTTCCTCGTACCCAACCGCTTCGAACACGGCTACGGCTTGACGCCCGAGCTTGCCGAAATCGCCGCCGCGCAAGGCGTGGATTTGCTGATTACGGTCGACAACGGCATTGCCAGCATCGCAGGCGTGGCGCGGGCGCAGGAATTGGGTTTGGACGTGATCGTTACCGACCATCACCTGCCCGCTGAAACCGTACCCAACTGCATCATCGTCAATCCGAACCAAAAAGGATGCGGCTTCCCCAGCAAAAGTCTGGCGGGCGTGGGCGTGATTTTTTATGTGTTGATGGCGTTGCGTGCCGAATTGCGCCGCCGTAATTATTTTTCAGACGAGCTGAAGGAGCCGAATCTGGGCGAACTTTTGGATTTGGTCGCACTCGGCACCGTCGCCGACGTCGTCCCACTCGACCACAACAACCGTATCCTCGTCTCGCAAGGTTTGAAACGGATGCGTTCCGGCAAAATGCGTCCCGGCATCCGCGCCTTGTTTGAAGTGGCACGGCGCGACTGGCGCAAAGCGCAGCCTTTCGACATGGGGTTCGCACTGGGTCCGCGCATCAACGCCGCCGGACGGCTCGACGATATGTCGGTCGGCATCGCCTGCCTGTTGGCGCGCGACGACGCGGAAGCGCAGGCATTGGCGGCGCAGTTGAACGACCTCAATATCGAACGCCGCGAAATCGAGCAGTCCATGTTGCAAGACGCGCTGAACGCTTTTCCCGAAACCCTGCCTTCAGGTCAGACAACCCTGGTCGCCTACCGCGACGACTTTCATCAAGGCGTGGTCGGCATCGTCGCCAGCCGCCTCAAAGACCGCTTCTACCGCCCGACCATCGTGTTCGCCCCAGCGGACAACGGCGAAGTGCGTGGTTCGGGGCGTTCCATTCCCAACCTGCACCTGCGCGACGCTTTGGATTTGGTATCCAAACGTCACCCCGATTTGATTTTGAAATTCGGCGGACACGCGATGGCGGCGGGCTTGAGCATACTCGAACACAACATTCCCGCGTTTCAGACGGCCTTTGAAGAAGCCGTGCGCGAAATGGTGTGCGAAGACGATTTGTCGCAAACCTTCATCACCGACGGCAGCCTGAAAGCCTGCGACATCACGCTGGAACAGGCGCAAAACCTCGCCCGCCATGTTTGGGGACAAGGCTTCGCGCCGCCGAGCTTTACCGACGAGTTTCACGTCATCCGCCAGCAACCTTTGGGCGCGGAGGGCAAACACAAAAAAGTCTGGCTGCAAAAAGACGGCTACGAATTTGAAGCCATGTTCTGGCGGTGTACCGATGATATTCCCGAATACATCCGCACGGTTTACCGCCCTGTGGCAAACGAGTGGCGCAATCAGATGGAATTGCAGCTTTATATCGATTATTGGGAAGCGGCTTAA
- the mltG gene encoding endolytic transglycosylase MltG — protein MLKKMLKWFAVFFVAVAAVFAALLFVPKDNGKAYRIKIAKNQGISSVSRTLAEDGVVYNRHVLVAAAYLIGAHNKLNAGSYRLPSNISAWGILQKIRNGRPDAVTVQIVEGSRFATMRKIIDNTPDIEHKTRGWSDAELMQAIAPDALSSNPEGQFFPDSYEIDAGSSDLQIYQTAYQTMQRRLNDAWEDRQSGLPYKNPYEMLIMASLIEKETAHEDDRAHVASVFVNRLNIGMRLQTDPTVIYGMGSAYKGKIRKADLQRDTPYNTYTRSGLTPTPIALPSKAALEAAAHPSNEKYLYFVSKMDGTGLSQFSHNLEEHNAAVRKYILKK, from the coding sequence ATGCTGAAAAAAATGTTGAAATGGTTTGCGGTATTTTTTGTTGCCGTTGCCGCCGTGTTCGCCGCCTTGCTGTTTGTTCCCAAAGACAACGGCAAAGCATACCGCATCAAAATTGCCAAAAACCAAGGCATTTCTTCCGTCAGCCGTACGCTTGCCGAAGACGGAGTCGTTTACAACCGCCATGTACTGGTCGCAGCCGCCTACCTGATAGGTGCACACAATAAACTCAACGCCGGCTCGTACCGCCTCCCTTCCAACATTTCCGCCTGGGGCATTTTACAGAAAATCCGCAATGGCAGACCCGATGCCGTTACCGTTCAAATCGTCGAAGGTTCGCGTTTTGCCACCATGCGTAAAATCATCGATAACACGCCCGACATCGAACACAAAACACGCGGCTGGAGCGATGCGGAACTCATGCAGGCGATTGCCCCCGACGCGCTCAGCAGCAATCCCGAAGGCCAGTTCTTCCCTGACAGCTACGAAATCGACGCAGGCAGCAGCGATTTGCAAATCTACCAAACCGCTTATCAAACCATGCAACGTCGTCTGAACGACGCCTGGGAAGATCGCCAAAGCGGATTGCCCTACAAAAATCCGTATGAAATGCTGATTATGGCGAGCCTGATTGAAAAAGAAACCGCCCACGAAGACGACCGCGCCCATGTTGCTTCCGTATTCGTCAACCGCCTCAACATCGGCATGCGCCTGCAAACCGATCCGACCGTGATTTACGGCATGGGCAGCGCGTATAAAGGCAAAATCCGAAAAGCCGACCTCCAGCGCGATACGCCGTATAACACCTACACCCGCAGCGGCTTAACCCCGACCCCCATCGCCCTGCCAAGCAAAGCCGCCCTTGAAGCCGCCGCGCATCCGTCGAATGAAAAATACCTCTATTTCGTCTCCAAAATGGACGGCACCGGCTTGAGCCAGTTCAGCCATAATCTGGAAGAACACAACGCTGCCGTACGCAAATACATTTTGAAGAAATAG